A portion of the Carya illinoinensis cultivar Pawnee chromosome 11, C.illinoinensisPawnee_v1, whole genome shotgun sequence genome contains these proteins:
- the LOC122282544 gene encoding uncharacterized protein LOC122282544 translates to MDNHSSSEEALSIETISEQETSASSIRSHNSDLEDMMETLNGSGDEADLQDCHAIYMMWMAARFPRGRSAIPQHNIGLQGEQYIQGILNGNPRNCRKMFRMDVPAFRHVCNLLQHALTMNPTERTSVEESVGIFCLVVGHAQGQRIVGDRFQHSTETINRHVKTVMRALHKLGRSVIRPTHTEGVHSYIAGNPHCYPWFEFTYVYTGWEGTAHDARVFLDALNRGRNRFPWPPQGTVKPTTIWCSCRYYYLVDSAFPCIEKFMPPYPRERYHQSDRVSGRNFRGYRDYFNFRHSSLWNIIEHTFALLKNRFQILSTMPHYRPTRQGMLVTACCTLHNLIKTVMPYNEFIQHALTMQLNGDGSIGEEEAGETSEVVDMSHESAGAMATQRDEIAIPMWAYRNGQ, encoded by the exons ATGGACAATCATAGTAGTTCGGAGGAAGCATTATCAATAGAGACGATCAGCGAGCAAGAGACATCAGCCTCTTCAATTAGGTCACATAACAGTGACCTAGAGGATATGATGGAAACATTAAATGGGTCTGGCGATGAAGCGGATCTTCAGGACTGTCACGCCATCTACATGATGTGGATGGCAGCTCGATTTCCAAGGGGTCGGTCAGCAATTCCTCAACACAATATTGGTCTACAGGGAGAACAATATATTCAAGGAATATTGAATGGAAACCCCCGAAATTGCCGCAAAATGTTTCGAATGGATGTTCCTGCTTTTCGCCATGTATGCAACCTACTACAACACGCGTTAACTATGAACCCTACAGAGCGTACCTCAGTGGAGGAATCGGTAGGCATCTTTTGCCTTGTTGTTGGCCATGCACAAGGTCAACGAATCGTTGGGGACCGGTTCCAACATTCAACTGAAACTATTAATCGACATGTAAAGACAGTTATGCGGGCGCTACATAAACTAGGGAGAAGTGTGATTAGACCAACACACACGGAGGGCGTCCATTCGTACATTGCTGGAAACCCCCATTGTTATCCATGGTTTGAG TTCACGTATGTGTATACTGGATGGGAGGGAACAGCCCATGATGCACGAGTTTTCTTGGATGCTTTGAACCGCGGTCGGAATCGGTTTCCATGGCCCCCGCAAGGTACAGTTAAACCCACAACAATATGGTGCAGTTGCAG ATATTATTATCTTGTGGACTCTGCGTTTCCATGCATTGAGAAGTTTATGCCTCCTTATCCACGAGAAAGGTATCATCAGTCTGACCGTGTTAGTGGACGGAATTTTCGAGGGTATAGAGATTATTTCAATTTTCGTCATTCATCGCTGTGGAATATTATTGAACATACATTTGCATTATTGAAGAATCGATTTCAAATATTATCGACGATGCCTCATTATCGCCCAACCAGACAAGGGATGCTCGTCACTGCATGTTGTACCCTACACAATCTTATTAAAACGGTGATGCCATACAATGAGTTTATTCAGCATGCATTAACAATGCAACTTAATGGAGATGGTTCTATTGGAGAAGAAGAAGCGGGCGAGACGTCTGAAGTGGTCGACATGTCCCATGAGTCAGCTGGAGCTATGGCTACACAGAGGGATGAGATTGCCATTCCGATGTGGGCATATAGGAATGGCCAATGA
- the LOC122281960 gene encoding glycerophosphodiester phosphodiesterase GDPDL3-like, producing MFSTSMVCQQAFPATCNPRCRAFFLLLLQCTAVLALVSAQEPSQTDRWPTLTGKPPLVIARGGFSGLFPDSSSIAFDLARQLSLPNVHVWCDVQLTKDGVGICAQGVKLENATDIATGYEKRSSVYQVNKVPTRGWFSVDFTYKELASLVSVTQGVYSRTNRFDNHGFAIITVDYLAKEIKPPGLWLNIQYDAFFTQHNLSMTTFVLSVSKRMKVDYISSPEVAFLTSIASGFKPTKTKLVFRFLGRNEIEPSTSQTYGSLLKNLTFVKTFASGILVPKDYIWPVDATLYLQPHTSIVADAHKAGLEVFASDFVNDIPISYNYSHDPILEYLSFVNNADFSVDGVLSDFPMTASAAIACFAHDLSRKASSQVKPLIISKYGASGDYPGCTDLAYNKAIADGAEVIDCPVQLAKDGTPFCLSSENLTENAIVPKDVGGIFSFNLAWNQIQTLIPIIANPSAKFKMFRNPKFQNAGKFITLSDFLALSKNAKSLTGVLINIENARGVRVADAVNEVLIKAGFDKQTSLKVMIQSSNSLVLMKFKGKSNYECVYKANGSIADGSDSTIKNIKKFADSVVVTKDFIFPELSAFITNTTDIVPKLHAEKLPVYVETFSNEFVTQSWDFYSDATVEINTFVQVAKVDGIITDFPYTAARYKRNRCLGVGKKLPPYMQPITPGSLYQFAENR from the exons ATGTTCTCAACTTCAATGGTTTGCCAGCAAGCTTTTCCGGCAACGTGCAACCCACGCTGTCGGGCGTTCTTTCTTCTCCTACTTCAATGCACCGCGGTATTAGCTCTGGTATCTGCTCAGGAACCTAGCCAGACTGATCGCTGGCCTACGCTTACTG GTAAACCGCCTCTAGTGATTGCACGAGGAGGGTTTTCGGGGCTGTTTCCAGATTCTAGTTCAATTGCCTTTGATCTGGCACGGCAACTTAGTCTACCCAATGTCCACGTATGGTGTGACGTGCAATTAACAAAGGATGGAGTTGGGATTTGTGCGCAGGGTGTCAAGTTGGAGAATGCTACTGACATTGCCACTGGTTACGAAAAGAGAAGTAGCGTTTACCAAGTTAATAAGGTCCCTACCCGAGGATGGTTTTCCGTGGATTTCACCTACAAAGAGCTAGCAAGCCTTGTCTCCG TAACGCAAGGAGTCTATTCTCGAACTAACCGATTTGATAACCATGGCTTTGCAATTATCACCGTTGATTATTTGGCTAAAGAAATAAAACCACCAGGCTTATGGTTGAACATTCAG TACGATGCATTCTTCACGCAACACAATTTGAGTATGACAACATTTGTGCTTTCTGTTTCGAAAAGAATGAAAGTTGATTACATTTCATCACCAGAAGTGGCTTTCCTAACAAGTATTGCGTCGGGATTTAAACCCACAAAGACAAAACTGGTCTTTCGATTTCTAGGACGAAATGAGATTGAGCCTTCAACAAGCCAGACATATGGCTCTCTATTAAAGAATCTTACTTTTGTCAAGACATTTGCCTCCGGAATCCTTGTTCCCAAGGACTACATATGGCCTGTAGATGCAACTCTTTATTTACAACCCCATACCTCTATTGTCGCGGATGCTCATAAAGCAGGGCTTGAAGTTTTCGCCTCGGattttgtaaatgacattcccATTAGCTACAATTACAGTCATGATCCCATATTGGAGTACTTGTCTTTCGTTAACAATGCTGACTTCTCTGTTGATGGAGTGCTTAGCGATTTCCCAATGACTGCCTCAGCAGCTATAg CTTGCTTTGCTCATGATCTCAGCAGAAAAGCTTCATCACAAG TGAAACCATTGATTATCTCTAAATATGGAGCAAGTGGAGATTACCCAGGTTGCACAGACTTGGCATATAACAAAGCTATTGCAGATGGTGCAGAAGTAATTGACTGCCCAGTTCAACTGGCCAAGGATGGGACACCATTTTGCCTGAGCTCAGAAAATTTGACAGAAAATGCAATAGTTCCAAAGGATGTGGGTGGAATATTTTCCTTTAACTTGGCATGGAATCAGATTCAAACCTTGATAC CGATAATAGCAAACCCCTCTGCCAAGTTTAAAATGTTCCGGAACCCGAAGTTCCAAAATGCCGGAAAGTTTATAACATTGTCCGATTTCTTGGCCTTGTCAAAGAATGCGAAATCTCTTACTGGTGTCCTGATCAACATAGAG AATGCACGAGGAGTGAGAGTAGCTGATGCGGTCAACGAAGTCTTgatcaaagctggttttgaTAAACAGACATCCTTAAAAGTTATGATCCAGTCTAGTAATAGCTTAGTTCTAATGAAATTCAAGGGCAAAAGCAATTACGAGTGTGTATACAAGGCCAATGGGAGTATTGCTGATGGCTCCGACTCAACCATTAAGAACATAAAGAAGTTTGCCGATTCAGTGGTTGTCACCAAGGACTTCATCTTCCCTGAACTTTCAGCATTTATCACTAATACTACCGATATTGTGCCCAAGCTTCATGCAGAGAAGCTCCCTGTTTATGTAGAGACATTCAGCAATGAGTTTGTGACTCAATCATGGGACTTCTACTCAGATGCAACTGTGGAGATCAACACATTTGTCCAGGTGGCAAAAGTTGATGGTATCATCACCGATTTCCCTTATACAGCTGCCAGATACAAAA GAAATCGGTGCTTAGGTGTGGGCAAAAAGTTACCTCCATACATGCAGCCTATTACGCCTGGAAGTTTGTATCAATTCGCGGAAAATCGTTAA
- the LOC122281959 gene encoding glycerophosphodiester phosphodiesterase GDPDL3-like → MDFPRAFPAMYNLLGRAALFLFLVHSVVLAPVSAQGPKKTSLWPTLGGNPPLVIARGGFSGLFPDSSSPAYNLALQVSLPNVLLWCDVQLTKDGVGICFPDIKLDNATEIATGSFKDRNKVYFVNGVPTRGWFPVDFTFNKLANNVLLAQGVYSRTNRFDGNDDNRILTVQDLATTVKPPGLWLNIQHDAFFTQHNLSMRAFVLSVSRSVAVSFVSSPEVAFLKSIRTQITPKTTKLVFRFLGQDELEPSTNQTYGSLLKNLAFIKSFASGILVPKSYIWPVDATLYLQPHTTVVADAHKGGLEVFASDFANDVPFSFNYSYDPVSEHLSFIDNGDFSVDGMLTDFPITPSAAIDCFAHLGKGASPQEKPLVISKCGASGDYPGCTDLAYTQAITDGVDVLDCPVQLAKDGTPFCLSSINLLDSTTVAESSYSNFTTSIPEIQDESGIFTFSLTWSQIQELKPAIASPYSTFKLFRNPKFKNAGKFLTLSEFLALSKNTNSLTGVLISIEHADYLGKKQGLNITDAVIDALSKAGYDTQTSLKVMIQSSNSSVLMRFANKNNYELVYKADDNIIDAPNSTIENIKTFADAVVVSKDSVIPEIQAFLTYVTDIVSRLQAVKLPVYVETFNNEFVSQAWDFFSDATVEINTFVMGTKVDGVITNFPKTAARYKRNRCLGLGKDTPSYMQPVKPGNLFKFFRS, encoded by the exons ATGGATTTCCCGCGAGCTTTTCCGGCAATGTATAACTTACTCGGTCGCGCGgccctctttctctttctggTTCACTCGGTAGTACTGGCTCCGGTCTCTGCTCAGGGACCTAAGAAGACCAGTCTCTGGCCTACACTTGGCG GCAATCCGCCTTTAGTCATTGCACGCGGTGGGTTTTCAGGCCTATTTCCTGATTCTAGTTCACCTGCCTATAATCTGGCACTGCAAGTTAGCCTACCCAATGTGCTCTTATGGTGCGATGTGCAGTTGACAAAGGATGGCGTCGGGATTTGTTTTCCGGACATCAAGCTGGATAATGCTACTGAAATTGCGACTGGAAGTTTCAAAGACAGGAATAAGGTTTACTTTGTTAACGGAGTCCCTACCCGAGGATGGTTTCCTGTGGATTTCACCTTCAACAAGCTAGCAAATAATGTCTTGC TGGCTCAAGGAGTCTATTCTAGAACCAATAGGTTTGATGGCAATGATGACAACCGAATCCTCACTGTTCAAGATTTGGCTACCACGGTGAAGCCACCAGGCTTATGGTTGAACATTCAG CATGATGCATTCTTCACGCAGCACAACTTGAGTATGAGAGCCTTTGTACTTTCTGTGTCGAGAAGTGTGGCAGTTAGTTTTGTTTCATCACCAGAGGTGGCTTTCCTAAAAAGTATCAGGACACAAATCACTCCTAAAACGACAAAACTGGTCTTTCGGTTTCTAGGACAAGATGAGCTTGAGCCTTCAACCAACCAGACGTATGGTTCTTTGTTAAAGAATCTTGCATTTATCAAGTCATTTGCCTCCGGAATTCTTGTTCCCAAATCTTACATATGGCCTGTAGATGCAACTCTTTACTTACAACCTCATACCACTGTTGTCGCGGATGCTCACAAGGGAGGACTAGAAGTTTTCGCATCAGATTTTGCAAATGACGTTCCATTTAGCTTCAATTACAGTTATGATCCAGTATCTGAGCACTTGTCTTTCATTGACAATGGTGACTTCTCTGTGGATGGCATGCTGACCGACTTTCCAATTACTCCATCGGCTGCTATAG ATTGCTTTGCTCATCTTGGCAAAGGTGCTTCACCACAAG AGAAGCCGTTGGTTATCTCTAAATGTGGAGCAAGTGGAGATTACCCTGGTTGTACAGACTTAGCATATACACAAGCTATTACTGATGGCGTAGATGTCCTTGACTGCCCTGTTCAATTGGCAAAGGATGGGACACCATTTTGCTTAAGCTCGATAAATCTGCTAGATAGCACAACAGTTGCCGAATCAAGTTATAGCAACTTTACAACTTCTATTCCAGAGATTCAGGATGAGAGTGGAATATTTACTTTTAGCCTAACATGGAGTCAGATTCAAGAATTGAAAC CGGCAATAGCAAGCCCCTATTCAACATTTAAATTGTTCAGGAATCCAAAGTTCAAAAATGCTGGAAAGTTTCTAACATTGTCTGAGTTTTTGGCTTTGTCAAAGAACACGAACTCTCTGACTGGTGTCCTGATCAGCATAGAG CATGCAGACTACCTTGGAAAGAAGCAGGGATTAAATATAACCGATGCAGTCATCGATGCCTTGAGCAAAGCTGGTTATGATACCCAGACATCCTTAAAAGTTATGATTCAGTCCAGTAATAGCTCAGTCCTAATGAGATTCGCGAACAAAAACAATTATGAGCTTGTCTACAAGGCAGATGATAATATTATTGATGCACCCAACTCAACTATTGAGAACATAAAGACATTTGCCGATGCCGTGGTTGTCAGCAAGGACTCTGTCATTCCTGAAATTCAAGCATTCCTCACTTATGTTACTGATATTGTGTCGAGGCTACAGGCAGTTAAGCTCCCTGTTTATGTAGAGACATTCAACAATGAGTTTGTGTCTCAAGCAtgggacttcttctcagatgcAACTGTGGAGATCAACACATTTGTCATGGGGACCAAAGTTGATGGTGTCATCACCAACTTCCCTAAGACAGCCGCCAGATACAAAA GGAATCGGTGCTTAGGTTTGGGCAAAGACACACCTTCATACATGCAGCCTGT